The Nostoc sp. PCC 7524 nucleotide sequence GGTGGGTGTCAACTTGACTAAGTTACTCAGGGGAATCATTTTCCCAGCCTCGGAACGCACATATAATTTACCAATATCCCCAGGCTCAGAACGGAATTTAGCATCGGCTTGCACATATACCCGATAAGTCCGCGACAGAAAATTAAAGTCGTTGACGTATTGTGAACCCAAGTAACTTTGTAGGGTTCTAAAGATATCATCTATCGGCACTTGTAAGACTTTAGCTTGGTTGCGGTCTACTGCGATTAACATCTGCGGTGTGTTGGCACTAAAGGTACTAAACACACCTGCTAATCCTGGGGTTTGATTAGCTTGTTCAATCAATCGCCCCATGACTTCTAGCATGGTATTCAAGTCGGTAGTTCCTGACCTATCTTGCAATTGCAATTGGAAGCCGCCGAAATTGCCTAAACCATCAATAGATGGGGGGTTAACAGGAAAAATCCGGGCTTCGGGGATATTAGATAAGACTCCTTGCAACTTATTAATAATTTCCTCGGCTGATTGTCCTGATTGCTGACGTTCATCCCACGGCTTGAGGGTGGTAAAAATTACCCCACTATTAGCTGTGTTACCGCTAAAACTAAAACCACCGATGGCAAAAGTACCAGTTACTTCTGGTAGTTTCAGGATTTCGGCTTCCACCTGCGCCATGACTTTGCTTGTGTAGTTGAGGGAAACCCCCTCTGGTGCTTGAATCAAGGTGATGAAATAACCTTGGTCTTCATCAGGGATAAATGCTGTGGGGACGGAGATGTATAGCCAGCCTGTCAATCCTAGGGAGGTGATAAATAAGCCGATGACGATCGCCTTGATGCGGTTTAATAAATGTAGCGATCGCTCATATTGCCTCTGCATCTGCTCTAAAATCCGGTTCACCCTGCCAAAAAACTGACCAAGTACCCCCCGTGGGTTGGGCTGTTGTCGGAGCAATAAAGCCGATAAAGTCGGCGTGAGGGTGACAGCCAAAAAGGTAGAAATGCCAATAGAAAAAGCAATAGTTAAAGCAAACTGCCGATAAATTTGACCAGTCGCCCCAGGGAAAAATGCCACTGGGACAAATACCGCCATCAATACTAATGATGTAGCAATTACAGCCCCAAATAACTCACGCATAGTTGCAGTTGCAGCTTGACGCGGTGACATTCCCTGGTCTTGAATTAAGCGGGAGATATTTTCGACCACAATAATGGCATCATCAACTACCATCCCTGTAGCTAGAGTCAGACCAAACAGCGTCAAAGTATTGATAGAAAAGCCAAAAACCTTGATAAACGCGAAAGTCCCAATTAATGACAAGGGGATGGTAATGACAGGGATGAGGGTAGTTCGCCAATCTTGGAGGAAAATAAATATTACCAGAACAACCAGAGCGATCGCTTTGAGTAGAGTTGTCACCACTTCTGCTAGAGACTCTTCCACAAAAGCCGTCGTATCAAATGCCACTTGATAAGTCATCCCTGGCGGAAAACTGGCTGCCAACCTTGCCATTTCCCCTTTCACAGCCTGAGCTACCTCTAAAGCATTACTGCCAGGAACCGGAAAAATCCCAATCCCTACTCCTTCTTGACCCCGAAATCGCAGAAACGAATTATAGTTTTCTGCCCCCAATTCTGCCCGGCCGATATCTCTAAATGTAATCAGTGAGCCATCCGCACCGGTTTTGAGAATGATATTTTCAAATTCTGCCACTTCAGTTAATCTACTGACTGCCGTCAAATCAATTTGATACATTTGATCGGCGGGGATGGGTGGCTGGCCGATTTGCCCTACCCCCACTTGGATATTTTGTTCATCCAGTGCATCGATCACATCTTGGGCTGTCAAGTTCCGACTAGCCAAGCGATTGGGGTCAAGCCAGAGGCGCATAGCATAACGGCGTTCGCCAAAAATCCGCGCCTCACTCACGCCATCAATTCTTTTCAGGGCATCTACTATATATAAGTCAGCATAGTTACTTAAAAATATATTGTCATATGTTTGGCGATCGCTATACAATCCCATCGCCAGCAGCAGATTATTCGACTGTTTGCTCACAGTTACGCCAGTACGCTGCACCGCTTCTGGTAACTGTGGCTGGGCAAGAGATACACGATTCTGCACATCAACGGCGGCAATATCTTTGTCCCGTGACGCGTCAAAGGTGACAGTAATCGTACTACTACCATCATTACTACTGCTAGAAGTCATATACTTCATGCCTTGCACACCATTGATTTGGCGTTCTAAGACACTCGTGACAGTTTTTTCGACAACTTCCGCACTAGCACCGACATAATTAGCATTAACAATAATTTGTGTAGGACTAATTTCTGGATATCTATCTGTTGGTAGCGTGGGAATACTAATTGCACCCATCAGCAAAATAATAATGGCGCAGACACTTGTAAATACGGGTCGCTTAATAAAGAAGTTGGCAAACATTAGGGTCGGGGATTGGGGATTGGAAGAAGAGGAATTGGGGCAGAGGGCAGGGTGCAAGGGGGAAGGATTTTCCGCTTTTTCCCAGTACCCAGTCCCCAGTACCCAGTCCCCAGTCCCTAAAGAGATTCCGGAACAATCGGCACACCATCTTTCAGATTGAGCAAGCCTGAGACAATGATTTTGTCTTGTGGCTGCAATCCGGCTAGAACTTGGTATGAATTGCGGCGAATATCGCCTAGTTGCACCCGTTTTTGGCGAGCGACTAATTGAGTCACTCCTTGCGGTGATGTTTCCGTTTCAGCTACATAAACAAAATTATTTCCTGCCACACGAGACACGGCTGTAGTCGGAATTAACACCCCAGGACGCTGATTCCAAATCAGTCTGGCTCTGACTGACTGATCTGCCCTTAACTGATTGTTGGCGTTGGTGTACAAAGCTTTAATCTGAATGGTTTGTGTATCGTTACTGGCGTTGGGAGCAATGAAAAATACCCGACTTGTCCCCAAAACTTGACCTTGAGCGTTCATCATCTCTATAGGCATTCCCTTACGCAATTGGGGGCCTCGTTCTAGGGGGACGGAAACATTCAGTTCTAACGGTTGGTTTTGAGTGATGGTCACTAATTGGGTAGATGTGTTAACAAAATCACCAACTTTTACAGGAATATTACCTACAGTACCTGCAAAGGGGGCAGTAATTCTGTAATCTTGCAGTTGGTATTGTTGCTGTTGTGTATTTGCCTGGGCTTGCTGCCAAGCTTGTTGAGCTTGCACTATGCTAGCTCTTTGGGCTTGAATCCTGGAATCAAGAGCATTCAGACTGGCTCTAGCTGTAGCCAATCTATTAGCAGATTGATCCTTGGTTTGCCGAGACACAGCTCCTTCCTCTGCTAAACTGGCGTATCTTTGATAATCTTGCTGATGTAAACGCACATCTGATAAGTAAGATAATCTTTCAGCTTCCAGTGATTTGAGTGTGGCGAAAGCGTTTTCTAACTGTGCCTTGGCTGCACCAACAGCAGCATCATTACTAATTAAGGCTGCTTGTTGCTGTCTGGGGTCGATTTGCATCACTGCTGCGCCAGGAGTCACAGCATCACCTGGTCGCACGTATATCTGAGTAACTTGTCCTTGAATTCTTGGTTGCAGTTTGACAGAACGTCGGGATTCTAGGGTAGCAACAAAGTCTGTACTGTCCTCGATTGTGCCTACCTGTACAGGGGATATTTTGACTCTTACCCCTGGCAATTGAGCGTTAGCGGCTGAAGGTTCTGGATTAGTTGGGGTGAGTAATCGCCAAACTACTGCTGTTCCGCCTACTAGGAGAAATATGCCAGCTAACAATAAACGTAGCCACCGCCGATGATCAGGGGGTGACTCGTAGGGTGACTGAGGAATGTGGTCTCTAAAATTAGTTTGACGCTCAGAGGATGACATAGCTGACAGCAAACCTAAAAACAAGTGAACTAAGACTGAATCAGAATGGTAAATTTCGTTATGGAGTTTACTGTTTTAGCATGATGATTTATGTCCCATTTTGTGTTATCACATCCAAATATACTGTTTTATAGATATTCCCTAATCTACCTAAAGGTGAATGATAAAAGACAGTTTACAACTTAAGCGATCGCTTGGTTTTTTTCGTTCTTGTGGAAAATCTTCTCATCTTGCTACCATCAGCCATTTTTTAATGTGTGTTAGCACAAAGAATTTATCTCTAAGAATTTTAGATAATTGTTCACTATTAACAATATAAAAAAGTCATAAATGATATGGAAATTTTATTCAAAAATTGACTCAATATTTAGCGATCGCCTGAAAAATCATATTCGCTTGATTTTAGAAGGTTGATTGCTACTCATCCACAGCCATCCTACACAAAGAATGTAGAGACGTTCCATGGAACGTCTCTACAAAGTTTCTTCCAGATAAAAAAATATCCAAGATGTAGGGTGCGTCAGTGTGAGAAAACCTAGCTGTAACAAGAAATTATTCATACTGACGCACCCTTGCATATTAAGCCAGATCAAAAAGCAAAAATTCTGTGCCAATATCTGTGCTGATTTCTAGTTTTTCCTCTCCGTTGATTTGTACACCATCACCTGCTCTTAATTCCTCACCGTGCAAAGTAGCGACACCTTGAGCAATTTGTAACCAAGCATAACGATTGGGTTTGACGTGATAATTAACTACATCACCGGGTTCTAAAATAGATGCGTAGATATTCACATCTTGGTGAATAGTAACAGCACCATCACGCCCATCTTTAGCCGCCACTAAGCGAAGTTGACCACGTTTTTCTTCTGTAGTAAAAGCTTTTTGTTCATATCTAGGAGATAACCCTTGCTCGTCTGGTAAAATCCAGATTTGCAAAAGATGGAGTGGTTCAGTTTTGGAGTGATTGAATTCGCTGTGATGAATTCCAGTACCAGCACTCATAATTTGGACATCACCGGGACGAATGACTGAACCTGTACCCAAACTATCTTTATGCTCTACTGCACCTGATAGCACATAGGTAAGAATTTCCATATCACGATGTCCGTGGGTAGGAAATCCCGCACCAGGAGCAATGCGATCATCATTAATCACTCTCAAAGAACGGAATCCCATACGATTGGGATCATAGAAATTGCTAAAGGAAAATGTATGGTAACTATCGAGCCAAGCAATTTGACTACGACCACGTTCGTTGCGACCATGAATTAAGTAGTTGACTGTATTCGGAGTCATAGATTTACCTCTCTTGAAAATTAGGGAATGGGGAAGGAAAATTTTTGATGTTTTTTGTATGTTGATGAAAAATATATAGTGGTTTTATCTGTGTTTATTTGTGGCTAATTAGTTGAAATTGCTAGAGTTTTTTCGTCTGAATTTGAACTATCTAAATAGTAAAGTATGTACATATAAAATGAAAAGTACGCACTTAAAAGTGGCGTACTTACCAAAAAGATACTATAGGACTCGTATTTGATTTCTGTTGGCGTAGCCTGCGCTAGCGCATAAAAAACTCAGTACACCCCTACTCTCTCCTTTCCTATTGCAAGAATGCCTATTGCCTATTGCCTGACTACGCAGATAATTTTAGAAATCAAAGCGGATTCCTATATTAGGTTTCAACAGCAGATATTCCCCAAGGATTGTTATTTCACAGCAGCTGGTTGTTGAGTTTTAGCAACGCCTGCACCGTTTCCGGCTTTGATGGCTGATGCTTGGAGATGGGCTTCTAAGAACCACAGGCGTTTATCAATAGTGCGGGAAATTTCGGTGTACAAGTCAGCAGTATCAGCATCGCCTAAGTCATCAGTTTTAGCGATCGCTTTCCGGATATGCTGGGCATAGGGTGCAAAACGGTCAGCTAAAGCGGCTACGTGTTCTTGTCCATCCAAAATATCAAAGGGGTATTCTGGCAAGATAGAATTTTTCGCAGCTGCACGAGCTGTTCCTACAGCATATCCGCCTAAAGCTGTGACTCGTTCCGCTACCATGTCAACAAACTCTTCCAACTCGCCTGCTAGTTCATCAAACAATTCATGTAACTGATAGAAATCAGTCCCTTTGACATTCCAATGTGCTTGCTTGGTTTGAGTCTTCAAGTCTAAAGTAGCTGCCAACGTTTGGTTAAGCAGGCTGACAACTTGCTCTCTGACTTCAGCTGGAATATCAATGCGAGTGGGGTACAGGCGTGTTGATAGAGTATTTTCACTCATAATTCTTCCTAATGAGTTGTCACAATTCACTCTACAGATAGTATTGCGATGAGCAGATTGTCCGAAACTTCCTGGCGATAGATTGCGTTTATCTCAGGAAGAATGCCAGCGACAGATGGCTGATATCGCTGAATATGCTATATTGAGGCTGTTTTTAGCTTAAATTTAGGCATGGTGGTTATCTATGACACTGAATGTACCACCAAACAGGCGATCGCGCATGGTGTCATTTTGCAAGAAATCATGAGGAAAGCCTAACTCAATTTGACTGACTTCATGAAGGCGTTGCAGATGTGCTGGGGATAAGATGACATCCAAGGATGCCAAGTTATCTTGCAACTGACTTAATTTTCGCGTCCCAATAATGGGGATAATCACGCCGCTTTGAGTGCGTAACCAAGCTATCGCCACCTGTGAAGGTGTACAGCCAATTTCTGCGGCAACTTGACTGACAACCTCAGCGATCGCTAAACTTCTCTCAGAAATATGACCCCATGCTTGATTTGCCAGTCTTCCTTGTTCTTGCCCTGGTTGTATAGGTTGGTTGTATTTCCCTGTTAGCACTCCACCCCCTAAAGGCGACCAAGGTGTAACAGCTAAATCGAAGGCTTTAGCCATCGGTAATAAATCTCGTTCTGGGGTGCGTTGAATCAAACTATACTCAATTTGCAAAGCTACAAATTGTGTCCAACTGTGGTATTGAGCCATAGTATTGGCTTGAGAAACAATCCAAGCTGGAGTATCAGAGATGCCGATGTACAGTATTTTACCTTGCCTTACCAGATCATCGAGCGATCGCATCACTTCTTCTATAGGGGTGGTGAAGTCCCAAGCGTGCAACCAGAATAAATCAATATATTCAGTATTCAGCCGTTTGAGGCTGCCTTCTAAAGACTGGATTAAATTCTTGCGGTGATTCCCACTAGCATTGGGGTCGCCTTTGCGTTCACCCATGATTTGCGAGGGGAAGGAATATTTTGTCGCCACCACAAAGCGTTCTCGGTCTTGAGCAATTAATTCACCAACAATTTTTTCACTACTACCTTCGGTGTACCCGTTGGCGGTATCAATAAAATTACCGCCAGTTTCCACAAAAGTATTAAATATTTTCTGGCTTTCATCCTTGGAAGCACCACAACCCCAATCTTCCCCAAATGTCATAGTTCCTAAACAAAGTTCAGAAACTCGCAGTCCACTTTTGCCCAAGAGTTTGTATTTCATAAATACTTGCTCACCAGTTTTAGGACAATAAATTTTGGGCTTTGCTGAATTAATCTATAAAGTTGCAATCATATTTCAACTCAGCAATGCCAAGACATGAAAACTCATAATTCGGAAATACAACAGGCTGAAATCTAGCTTTTAATTCTGGCTCCCCTACTGTTGTCAGAGTTGTTTATACTGGATATTTAACAAACTTTGATCAGCAAAATTGATGATCTATTGATCTGAATTTTACTCACTAAATCATATATTAAGATATTTTGCATAACTAACAACACAATAATCAGCCAAATTGGAGTCAATTTCATGAATTACTATGTGATTTACGATGGTAACTGCAATCTCTGCGTCACTCTGGTGC carries:
- a CDS encoding pirin family protein, coding for MTPNTVNYLIHGRNERGRSQIAWLDSYHTFSFSNFYDPNRMGFRSLRVINDDRIAPGAGFPTHGHRDMEILTYVLSGAVEHKDSLGTGSVIRPGDVQIMSAGTGIHHSEFNHSKTEPLHLLQIWILPDEQGLSPRYEQKAFTTEEKRGQLRLVAAKDGRDGAVTIHQDVNIYASILEPGDVVNYHVKPNRYAWLQIAQGVATLHGEELRAGDGVQINGEEKLEISTDIGTEFLLFDLA
- a CDS encoding aldo/keto reductase produces the protein MKYKLLGKSGLRVSELCLGTMTFGEDWGCGASKDESQKIFNTFVETGGNFIDTANGYTEGSSEKIVGELIAQDRERFVVATKYSFPSQIMGERKGDPNASGNHRKNLIQSLEGSLKRLNTEYIDLFWLHAWDFTTPIEEVMRSLDDLVRQGKILYIGISDTPAWIVSQANTMAQYHSWTQFVALQIEYSLIQRTPERDLLPMAKAFDLAVTPWSPLGGGVLTGKYNQPIQPGQEQGRLANQAWGHISERSLAIAEVVSQVAAEIGCTPSQVAIAWLRTQSGVIIPIIGTRKLSQLQDNLASLDVILSPAHLQRLHEVSQIELGFPHDFLQNDTMRDRLFGGTFSVIDNHHA
- the dps gene encoding DNA starvation/stationary phase protection protein Dps, translating into MSENTLSTRLYPTRIDIPAEVREQVVSLLNQTLAATLDLKTQTKQAHWNVKGTDFYQLHELFDELAGELEEFVDMVAERVTALGGYAVGTARAAAKNSILPEYPFDILDGQEHVAALADRFAPYAQHIRKAIAKTDDLGDADTADLYTEISRTIDKRLWFLEAHLQASAIKAGNGAGVAKTQQPAAVK
- a CDS encoding efflux RND transporter periplasmic adaptor subunit yields the protein MSSSERQTNFRDHIPQSPYESPPDHRRWLRLLLAGIFLLVGGTAVVWRLLTPTNPEPSAANAQLPGVRVKISPVQVGTIEDSTDFVATLESRRSVKLQPRIQGQVTQIYVRPGDAVTPGAAVMQIDPRQQQAALISNDAAVGAAKAQLENAFATLKSLEAERLSYLSDVRLHQQDYQRYASLAEEGAVSRQTKDQSANRLATARASLNALDSRIQAQRASIVQAQQAWQQAQANTQQQQYQLQDYRITAPFAGTVGNIPVKVGDFVNTSTQLVTITQNQPLELNVSVPLERGPQLRKGMPIEMMNAQGQVLGTSRVFFIAPNASNDTQTIQIKALYTNANNQLRADQSVRARLIWNQRPGVLIPTTAVSRVAGNNFVYVAETETSPQGVTQLVARQKRVQLGDIRRNSYQVLAGLQPQDKIIVSGLLNLKDGVPIVPESL
- a CDS encoding efflux RND transporter permease subunit, translated to MFANFFIKRPVFTSVCAIIILLMGAISIPTLPTDRYPEISPTQIIVNANYVGASAEVVEKTVTSVLERQINGVQGMKYMTSSSSNDGSSTITVTFDASRDKDIAAVDVQNRVSLAQPQLPEAVQRTGVTVSKQSNNLLLAMGLYSDRQTYDNIFLSNYADLYIVDALKRIDGVSEARIFGERRYAMRLWLDPNRLASRNLTAQDVIDALDEQNIQVGVGQIGQPPIPADQMYQIDLTAVSRLTEVAEFENIILKTGADGSLITFRDIGRAELGAENYNSFLRFRGQEGVGIGIFPVPGSNALEVAQAVKGEMARLAASFPPGMTYQVAFDTTAFVEESLAEVVTTLLKAIALVVLVIFIFLQDWRTTLIPVITIPLSLIGTFAFIKVFGFSINTLTLFGLTLATGMVVDDAIIVVENISRLIQDQGMSPRQAATATMRELFGAVIATSLVLMAVFVPVAFFPGATGQIYRQFALTIAFSIGISTFLAVTLTPTLSALLLRQQPNPRGVLGQFFGRVNRILEQMQRQYERSLHLLNRIKAIVIGLFITSLGLTGWLYISVPTAFIPDEDQGYFITLIQAPEGVSLNYTSKVMAQVEAEILKLPEVTGTFAIGGFSFSGNTANSGVIFTTLKPWDERQQSGQSAEEIINKLQGVLSNIPEARIFPVNPPSIDGLGNFGGFQLQLQDRSGTTDLNTMLEVMGRLIEQANQTPGLAGVFSTFSANTPQMLIAVDRNQAKVLQVPIDDIFRTLQSYLGSQYVNDFNFLSRTYRVYVQADAKFRSEPGDIGKLYVRSEAGKMIPLSNLVKLTPTTGAQTINHYNLLRSIEINGGAAPGYSSAQAIASMERLAQQVLPASMGYEWSGITAEEQTSDGQAPLIFGLGLVFVFLVLAAQYENYVDPLIIMLSVPLAILGALTAQSLRGLSNDVFCQVGLVMLIGLASKNAILIVEFANQLRNQGLPLTKAAIQAAQERLRPILMTALSTLLGIFPLLIAGGAGAASRQSLGTAVFGGMLVATFLSLFVVPILYIVICQMSDRIKPNRKPPFTGSSQEDKISSVIRR